A genomic window from Pelorhabdus rhamnosifermentans includes:
- a CDS encoding cyclodeaminase/cyclohydrolase family protein → MLMEKNCTNFIEVLASSAPVPGGGGASAYVGVIGMALGSMVANLTLGKKKYDDVQADIKNLLSKADDIQKTLMDLVEKDAEVFEPLSKAYGLPNNNDEERLYKNKRMEDCLKLACSVPIKIMETAVEAIILQEELAEKGTKIALSDVGVGVLFCKSALMGASLNVFINTKLMKDRIYAEEINAGVEKMLEASGKRADAVYEKVLKSLK, encoded by the coding sequence ATGTTAATGGAGAAAAATTGTACGAATTTTATTGAGGTACTGGCTTCGTCAGCGCCAGTACCTGGTGGAGGTGGGGCTTCTGCTTATGTTGGCGTTATTGGCATGGCCCTCGGAAGCATGGTCGCCAATCTTACACTAGGTAAGAAGAAGTATGACGACGTGCAAGCTGATATTAAGAATTTACTGAGTAAAGCTGATGATATCCAGAAAACACTAATGGATTTAGTTGAAAAGGATGCGGAAGTTTTTGAACCTCTTTCAAAAGCATATGGACTACCTAACAACAACGATGAAGAAAGGCTATATAAGAATAAGCGAATGGAAGACTGCTTAAAACTTGCTTGTAGCGTGCCGATAAAAATTATGGAAACAGCAGTGGAGGCCATTATTCTTCAGGAAGAACTGGCAGAAAAGGGGACCAAAATAGCGCTAAGTGATGTAGGTGTGGGGGTACTTTTCTGTAAATCAGCTTTAATGGGAGCAAGCTTAAATGTGTTTATCAATACCAAGCTGATGAAGGACAGAATTTATGCAGAAGAGATAAATGCAGGTGTTGAAAAAATGCTTGAAGCATCCGGAAAACGCGCTGACGCAGTGTATGAAAAAGTATTGAAGAGTCTTAAATAG
- a CDS encoding bifunctional 5,10-methylenetetrahydrofolate dehydrogenase/5,10-methenyltetrahydrofolate cyclohydrolase: protein MTVIMKGSEVINAMKEKMIIEVGELKNKGVIPGLGIIRLGVKPPDLAYEKGAIKRAESVGINCKVFEYPETIAQAELIHEISKINADKAIHGILLFRPLPKQIDERIIKHIISPEKDIDCLNPINVAKVFSGDESGFAPCTPTAVMELLEYYKISVEGKKVVVIGRSLVVGKPLAMMLLKKNATVTICHTRTRNLKELCREAEILIAAAGKAKMITADFISQGGIVIDVGINMDQVGKLCGDVDYEGAVNNVSYITPVPGGVGTVTSSVLAKHVIRGASAGLL, encoded by the coding sequence ATGACGGTTATTATGAAAGGCTCTGAGGTCATAAACGCAATGAAAGAAAAAATGATCATTGAGGTTGGGGAGCTTAAAAATAAAGGGGTTATCCCCGGACTCGGTATTATTCGGCTTGGAGTTAAGCCTCCTGATCTGGCCTATGAAAAAGGTGCAATTAAACGGGCGGAAAGTGTTGGCATTAACTGTAAAGTTTTTGAATATCCTGAAACAATAGCGCAGGCTGAGCTTATTCATGAAATTAGCAAAATAAATGCGGATAAAGCCATTCATGGAATACTACTGTTTCGGCCATTACCTAAACAGATTGATGAGAGAATAATTAAGCATATAATAAGTCCAGAAAAAGACATTGACTGCTTAAATCCAATAAATGTTGCTAAGGTTTTTTCGGGCGATGAAAGTGGTTTTGCGCCTTGTACGCCCACAGCAGTTATGGAACTGCTGGAATATTATAAAATATCTGTAGAAGGAAAAAAAGTCGTTGTGATCGGGAGAAGCTTGGTTGTAGGAAAACCTTTGGCCATGATGCTTTTAAAGAAAAATGCTACGGTTACAATCTGTCATACTAGAACGCGTAATCTAAAAGAACTGTGTAGAGAGGCAGAAATTCTCATTGCTGCGGCGGGAAAAGCAAAAATGATAACTGCCGATTTTATATCACAGGGAGGTATTGTTATTGATGTAGGCATCAACATGGATCAGGTAGGGAAACTGTGCGGCGATGTAGATTATGAAGGTGCAGTAAACAATGTATCTTATATAACTCCTGTACCTGGCGGTGTTGGAACTGTAACATCATCTGTTCTTGCAAAGCATGTAATTAGAGGAGCAAGCGCTGGGTTATTGTAA
- a CDS encoding 4Fe-4S dicluster domain-containing protein, with the protein MSTNLNAFVVADPNKCIGCKVCEVACSVAHTDKEFVTAGMIDTPLIAKLYLVKTLAVTMPVQCRQCENAPCAQVCPVAAITQINDRIVIDETDCIGCKTCLMVCPFGAIDIVPVYRDGEMVSQSTLKVKTAEGFVEKERVVASKCDLCAGRSTSPACVTACPEKALEMIVPKQEKKQRNVDAAVNLLNYVKKFVE; encoded by the coding sequence ATGAGTACTAACCTGAATGCATTTGTCGTGGCCGATCCCAATAAGTGTATTGGCTGTAAGGTTTGTGAAGTGGCTTGTTCCGTGGCTCACACTGATAAGGAGTTTGTTACTGCGGGGATGATCGACACTCCGTTGATTGCCAAATTATATCTGGTCAAGACACTGGCAGTGACGATGCCCGTCCAATGCCGCCAGTGTGAAAATGCGCCTTGTGCCCAAGTATGCCCTGTGGCGGCGATTACCCAAATCAATGACAGAATTGTGATTGATGAAACCGATTGTATTGGCTGTAAAACTTGTCTGATGGTTTGTCCTTTCGGAGCAATAGATATTGTTCCGGTGTATAGAGACGGCGAGATGGTCAGTCAAAGCACGCTGAAGGTGAAAACTGCAGAAGGCTTTGTGGAAAAAGAACGGGTTGTGGCCAGTAAATGCGACTTGTGCGCAGGTAGGAGCACTAGTCCAGCCTGTGTCACGGCATGTCCGGAAAAAGCATTGGAAATGATCGTACCCAAACAGGAAAAGAAACAACGTAATGTGGATGCGGCGGTTAATTTGCTGAACTATGTAAAGAAATTTGTTGAATAA
- a CDS encoding [FeFe] hydrogenase, group A yields MDEDIVRMTTADVARIIHIDQELCTGCQRCVAICPVDAIKGQKGQPQTICQERCVACGQCVQICSAYASIFDEDIAPREQKIAERGLLSSVKEPLFASYNCGDALKVKAALADSQLFTMVQCAPAVRVAIAEEFGLPWGSLVPGKIAAALRKLGCNRVYDTNFAADLTIMEEGSELIQRVTAGGTLPMFTSCCPAWVKYVEQTYPELIPHLSSCKSPQQMAGAIFKTYGTKVDRVEAERVFSISVMPCTCKKFECGRPEMDDSGYRDVDVVITTRELAQLIKDAEIDFLHLPEEEFDKPLGTYTGAASLFGVSGGVMEAALRTSYKLITRESIPEISIRSVRGGAGIRKASVKVGNWTLKVVVVSGLKNAKTVMEQIKAGKADFQFMEVMCCPAGCVSGGGQPKVLLPSDRPGAYVGRAANTYAHDENLRIRESHNNPDVQKLYKFFLGEPLGHESHHLLHTQYTSRK; encoded by the coding sequence ATGGATGAAGATATTGTCCGTATGACTACGGCAGATGTCGCTCGCATTATTCATATTGATCAGGAACTGTGTACAGGGTGTCAGCGCTGCGTAGCAATTTGCCCAGTCGATGCCATTAAAGGTCAAAAAGGACAGCCACAGACAATTTGTCAAGAACGCTGCGTTGCCTGTGGTCAGTGCGTTCAAATTTGCAGTGCCTATGCTTCTATCTTTGACGAGGATATCGCGCCACGTGAACAAAAAATTGCGGAACGCGGGCTGCTTTCGTCAGTGAAAGAACCGTTATTCGCATCATACAACTGCGGCGATGCGCTAAAAGTCAAAGCTGCTCTGGCTGATTCTCAACTGTTCACAATGGTACAGTGCGCTCCTGCCGTTCGGGTAGCAATTGCGGAAGAATTCGGTCTACCTTGGGGTAGCCTAGTACCTGGGAAAATAGCGGCGGCGTTAAGAAAACTTGGTTGTAACAGGGTTTACGACACAAATTTTGCCGCTGATCTGACGATTATGGAAGAAGGTTCCGAACTCATTCAGCGAGTGACTGCTGGTGGCACGTTGCCGATGTTCACTTCCTGCTGTCCCGCCTGGGTGAAGTATGTCGAGCAGACCTATCCGGAATTAATTCCCCATCTTTCGAGTTGCAAGTCACCGCAACAAATGGCCGGTGCGATATTCAAGACTTATGGCACGAAAGTCGATAGGGTAGAGGCGGAGCGGGTTTTTAGCATTTCAGTTATGCCCTGCACTTGCAAAAAATTCGAATGTGGTCGACCGGAAATGGATGATAGTGGTTATCGCGATGTAGACGTGGTCATTACAACGCGAGAACTGGCGCAATTAATTAAAGATGCCGAAATCGACTTTCTCCATTTACCGGAGGAAGAATTCGACAAACCGCTGGGGACTTACACCGGAGCGGCCAGCCTCTTCGGTGTGTCTGGTGGGGTTATGGAGGCCGCGCTGCGTACCAGTTATAAATTGATTACCAGGGAATCGATACCGGAGATCAGCATCCGTTCTGTCCGTGGCGGCGCGGGGATACGTAAGGCCAGTGTAAAAGTTGGTAACTGGACATTGAAAGTTGTCGTTGTATCAGGTCTTAAGAATGCGAAGACGGTTATGGAGCAAATTAAGGCAGGTAAGGCTGATTTTCAGTTTATGGAAGTTATGTGTTGTCCAGCTGGCTGTGTGAGCGGAGGCGGCCAACCAAAGGTTCTCCTGCCATCCGACAGGCCCGGCGCTTATGTTGGCAGAGCGGCGAATACATATGCTCATGATGAAAATTTGCGAATACGAGAATCTCATAATAATCCGGATGTTCAAAAGCTTTATAAGTTTTTTTTGGGAGAACCGCTGGGACATGAATCACATCATTTGTTACATACCCAATATACGTCGAGAAAATAA
- the fdhD gene encoding formate dehydrogenase accessory sulfurtransferase FdhD — MQTTIFGVQAYPALKAMNERLVPVRDMVSEEKPLTLFLNGKELVTMLCSPVDQRYLVLGFLISEGMIASIQDLTQFTVDSERGLIWVEAEKVPHNAGQMYLKRCLTACCGRGRAEFYFANDARVSKLIESKLRVRVQDINSYVRMLEQASETHRVTYGVHSGALADDGTLMYFAEDIGRHNVFDKLYGKCLECGVSPADKIIVFSGRVSSEIILKVSKMGVPVVVARSVPTSLAIDMALKLGITLICIAKGDWFHVYTHTERVLVDD; from the coding sequence ATGCAGACGACAATATTCGGCGTACAAGCTTATCCTGCGCTAAAAGCGATGAATGAAAGATTGGTTCCGGTTCGAGATATGGTGTCTGAGGAAAAGCCGTTGACGTTATTTTTGAACGGCAAAGAATTGGTGACAATGCTGTGCTCACCAGTAGATCAGCGCTACTTAGTTTTAGGCTTTCTGATTTCCGAAGGAATGATTGCCAGCATTCAGGATTTGACTCAGTTTACGGTGGATAGCGAACGTGGTTTGATTTGGGTCGAAGCAGAAAAAGTACCGCACAATGCCGGGCAAATGTATTTAAAACGCTGTCTAACGGCTTGCTGCGGGCGGGGGCGGGCTGAGTTTTATTTTGCAAACGATGCGCGTGTATCCAAATTGATCGAAAGTAAGCTTCGTGTCCGAGTCCAAGACATCAACAGCTATGTTCGCATGCTGGAGCAAGCTTCAGAAACACATAGGGTCACATATGGCGTGCACAGCGGAGCTCTTGCTGACGACGGAACGCTGATGTACTTTGCTGAAGATATTGGTCGGCATAATGTGTTTGATAAACTGTATGGCAAATGTCTTGAATGTGGGGTAAGCCCTGCCGACAAAATAATTGTGTTTAGCGGTCGTGTTTCGTCTGAAATCATTCTTAAAGTAAGCAAGATGGGCGTACCAGTGGTGGTAGCCCGGTCAGTTCCGACTTCACTAGCAATAGATATGGCTTTGAAATTGGGCATAACCCTCATTTGCATAGCAAAAGGGGACTGGTTTCATGTCTATACGCATACAGAACGGGTGCTTGTGGACGATTGA
- a CDS encoding 4Fe-4S dicluster domain-containing protein: MNKFIVADPNKCIGCRTCEIACVLAHSPADALITGSLDRDFTPRLRVVKTATVSVPVQCHHCEDAPCANVCPSQAIINKDHTIQINTEVCIGCKNCIIACPFGVIELVPQVLKGEKIQQTGLKIVDGNGAREKERIVALKCDLCINRQEGPACAGVCPMQAFKPIEGTAMSKHVKKRRLACAEELSRISFKQ, encoded by the coding sequence ATGAACAAATTTATCGTTGCAGACCCGAACAAATGCATTGGTTGTCGTACTTGTGAAATTGCCTGCGTGTTGGCGCACTCACCGGCAGACGCGCTGATAACGGGTTCGCTGGACCGGGATTTTACTCCGCGGCTGCGGGTGGTTAAGACTGCCACTGTCAGTGTTCCGGTCCAGTGTCATCATTGTGAGGATGCACCTTGCGCCAATGTTTGTCCATCTCAAGCGATTATAAACAAGGATCATACCATCCAAATAAATACCGAAGTGTGTATTGGCTGCAAAAACTGCATAATAGCGTGCCCCTTTGGTGTGATAGAGCTTGTTCCACAGGTTTTAAAAGGCGAAAAAATTCAGCAAACTGGCCTCAAAATTGTTGATGGCAATGGTGCACGCGAAAAAGAAAGAATTGTGGCTTTGAAATGCGATTTGTGTATTAACCGGCAGGAAGGTCCCGCTTGTGCTGGTGTTTGCCCGATGCAGGCATTCAAGCCGATCGAAGGCACGGCTATGTCCAAACATGTCAAAAAAAGAAGGCTGGCTTGCGCCGAGGAACTGTCGCGTATTTCTTTCAAACAATAA
- the fdhF gene encoding formate dehydrogenase subunit alpha, with protein MVEKVLTVCPYCGGGCKLNLIVENHAIISAEPADGRTNEGTLCLKGYYGWDFLNDTRRLTKRLTKPLLKKSGEFVAVSWKEAIHFTANRLQAIKDKYGPDAIMVAGSARGPGNEANYVLQKFTRAVLGTNNIDHCARLCHAPSVAGLAYTLGNGAMSNSIPEIEDSKCLFIFGYNAAESHPVVARRIIKAKEKGARIIVTDPRYTEAARIADLWLPINNGTNMALVNACANVLIMEGLYNKHYVANYTEGFEEYKVLVSKYTPEYAEKITGVPAMKVREAMRMYAAAPSAFILWGMGVTQFGQAVDVVKGLSGLALLTGNYGRPNVGVGPVRGQNNVQGTCDMGVLPNLFPGYQSVTDAQAREKFQKAWKVETLSANVGYDITQVPELVDAGKIKAYYIMGEDPAQSDPDVAHLRHALDKLELVIVQDIFMNKTALHADVILPATSWGEHEGVYSTADRGFQQFRKAVEPKGDVKTDWEIISLIAKEMGYQMQYADTKEIWTEMIGLCPMYAGATYQRLEELGGIQWPCPDEKHPGTPYLYSGNRFNTVNGKGKLFAVDWRPPLESPDQEYPFILCTVREISHYSVRTMTGNCVALQQLADEPGHVQMSIEDSEKLGVEDQELVWVSSRRGRVISRIMATERVRKGAVYMTYHWWIGACNELTINHLDPVSKTPEYKHCAVKVEKIDDQRWAEQYVVEEYAKIRKQMLC; from the coding sequence ATGGTTGAAAAAGTACTGACGGTTTGCCCATATTGCGGCGGTGGCTGTAAACTTAATTTAATTGTGGAAAACCATGCGATTATCAGTGCAGAACCGGCTGATGGCCGTACGAATGAAGGGACTCTATGTTTAAAGGGTTATTATGGATGGGATTTTCTAAATGATACGCGGCGGCTAACTAAGCGCTTAACCAAGCCATTACTAAAAAAGTCGGGCGAATTCGTGGCAGTTTCGTGGAAAGAAGCCATTCATTTTACTGCGAACCGACTTCAGGCGATTAAGGATAAGTACGGTCCGGATGCAATTATGGTGGCCGGATCGGCTCGTGGACCGGGAAACGAAGCCAACTACGTGTTGCAAAAATTCACCAGAGCGGTACTGGGCACGAATAATATTGATCATTGTGCCCGCCTCTGCCATGCGCCATCAGTGGCTGGTCTTGCCTATACTTTAGGCAATGGCGCCATGTCCAATTCAATACCGGAAATAGAAGACAGCAAGTGCCTATTTATTTTCGGTTATAATGCAGCCGAATCACATCCGGTAGTAGCCCGACGGATTATCAAGGCCAAGGAAAAAGGTGCCAGAATTATTGTTACCGATCCTCGATATACCGAGGCGGCGCGAATTGCCGATTTGTGGTTGCCCATCAACAATGGCACCAATATGGCCCTGGTAAACGCATGTGCGAATGTTCTGATTATGGAAGGACTGTACAATAAACATTATGTGGCCAATTATACTGAAGGATTTGAGGAATATAAGGTGTTAGTATCTAAGTACACCCCTGAGTATGCCGAGAAAATTACCGGTGTCCCCGCGATGAAAGTCCGTGAGGCCATGCGCATGTACGCCGCTGCTCCGAGTGCTTTCATTCTTTGGGGTATGGGTGTAACACAGTTTGGGCAAGCGGTAGATGTGGTCAAGGGACTGTCTGGACTAGCATTGCTGACAGGCAATTATGGTCGACCCAATGTCGGCGTAGGCCCGGTTCGAGGACAAAACAATGTTCAGGGTACCTGTGATATGGGGGTGCTTCCCAATCTATTCCCTGGTTATCAATCGGTGACAGATGCACAAGCCAGAGAAAAATTCCAGAAAGCCTGGAAGGTGGAAACCCTTTCGGCCAATGTAGGGTATGATATAACGCAAGTACCAGAGTTGGTAGATGCCGGAAAAATAAAAGCCTATTATATTATGGGAGAAGATCCGGCACAAAGCGATCCAGACGTAGCTCACCTGCGCCATGCTCTGGACAAACTGGAACTGGTTATAGTTCAAGATATCTTTATGAATAAAACTGCATTGCACGCCGATGTAATATTGCCGGCTACTTCCTGGGGGGAGCATGAGGGAGTGTATTCTACCGCTGACCGCGGTTTTCAGCAATTCCGCAAAGCAGTAGAACCCAAGGGCGATGTCAAAACTGACTGGGAAATTATTTCATTAATTGCTAAGGAAATGGGCTATCAAATGCAGTATGCAGACACAAAAGAAATATGGACAGAGATGATTGGACTATGTCCTATGTATGCTGGTGCTACATACCAACGTTTAGAAGAACTGGGCGGAATACAATGGCCTTGTCCGGATGAAAAACATCCGGGAACACCGTATCTTTATAGCGGAAATCGCTTCAATACTGTCAACGGCAAAGGAAAGCTATTTGCTGTGGATTGGCGCCCACCTCTGGAAAGTCCTGATCAGGAATATCCATTCATTCTATGCACAGTGCGAGAAATCAGCCATTACTCAGTCCGAACCATGACCGGTAACTGCGTAGCTTTGCAACAATTGGCCGATGAGCCCGGACATGTGCAAATGAGCATTGAAGATTCGGAAAAATTGGGAGTGGAAGATCAGGAGCTGGTATGGGTATCATCCCGCCGCGGCCGGGTCATATCGCGAATTATGGCGACAGAACGTGTGAGAAAAGGTGCCGTGTATATGACGTATCATTGGTGGATCGGGGCTTGTAACGAACTGACAATTAATCACTTGGATCCGGTTTCTAAGACACCAGAATATAAGCATTGTGCGGTAAAAGTGGAGAAAATTGACGATCAACGCTGGGCGGAACAATATGTTGTCGAAGAATACGCCAAGATTAGAAAACAGATGCTTTGCTAA
- a CDS encoding DUF3786 domain-containing protein, protein MNNVQDVQSDNLKQAYELAYQNACNDFCRWDPLDMAVSSGSHFETATQNFFLTYTNEEYKISFPAGKVLYAAKTESVPTTIKIILLHYLIRASGRSLRNQWISFREIPEGGLIYFQSFSNRVINYLLSVFGKKPAMLLKAGTALGGTEFSCGDYGVQINVLPRLPVVFGLWSGDEEFLPRATVLFDATAPQYLPTEDLVVATAYCAGKLTKICKALEEQQKIADRQR, encoded by the coding sequence ATGAACAATGTACAAGATGTACAATCGGATAATCTCAAACAGGCTTATGAATTAGCATACCAGAATGCCTGCAACGATTTTTGCCGCTGGGACCCCCTAGATATGGCTGTATCGAGCGGCAGCCATTTTGAAACTGCTACGCAAAATTTTTTTCTTACGTACACCAATGAAGAGTATAAAATTAGTTTTCCTGCCGGAAAGGTGCTGTATGCAGCGAAAACCGAATCAGTGCCGACTACGATCAAAATAATTCTACTTCACTATCTTATTCGTGCTTCCGGGCGGTCATTGCGAAATCAATGGATATCTTTTAGAGAAATTCCAGAAGGTGGTCTGATCTATTTTCAGTCATTCAGTAACAGGGTAATTAATTATTTACTTAGCGTCTTTGGCAAGAAACCAGCTATGCTTCTGAAAGCGGGGACAGCTCTAGGCGGTACCGAGTTTTCATGCGGCGATTACGGGGTACAAATTAACGTGCTGCCCCGCTTGCCTGTTGTTTTCGGCCTGTGGAGCGGCGATGAAGAATTTTTACCTCGTGCTACCGTGTTATTTGATGCCACCGCCCCTCAATATCTCCCTACTGAGGACTTGGTAGTTGCCACTGCCTATTGCGCTGGTAAATTGACTAAGATATGCAAAGCATTGGAGGAGCAACAAAAGATTGCAGACCGACAAAGGTAG
- a CDS encoding ATP-binding protein, with translation MMLKIAVSGKGGVGKTTIAANLARLFACNGYKVYAVDADPDSSLGSALGIPEDVLTKMNPIIEMQQVIRSRSGGGAFYTLNPEVDDILDNYSLQQGNIYFFRMGGIKQGGSSCYCRENTFLHALIDSLLLGKQDVVVLDMGAGIEHLTRGTSKGVDVMLIVTEPTKNSVQTAKVVKKLATDLGIKNIKIVGNRLRNKQDEAFVKSQFEAGEMIGWLPFDEAILTAAMDGPVDVTDSKDPVGREIRAIYDRLIG, from the coding sequence ATGATGTTGAAAATTGCAGTGTCTGGTAAAGGTGGAGTGGGTAAAACGACCATTGCTGCAAACCTAGCACGACTGTTTGCCTGTAATGGTTACAAAGTGTACGCAGTAGATGCCGATCCTGATTCTAGTTTAGGAAGTGCTTTAGGAATTCCAGAGGATGTCTTGACTAAGATGAATCCGATTATAGAAATGCAACAGGTCATTAGGTCCCGGAGCGGTGGCGGTGCTTTTTACACGCTCAACCCGGAAGTCGATGACATTCTTGATAATTATAGCTTACAGCAAGGCAATATTTATTTTTTTCGTATGGGGGGAATAAAGCAAGGGGGTTCGTCCTGTTACTGTAGGGAAAACACTTTTTTACACGCGTTGATAGATTCGTTGCTTCTTGGCAAGCAGGATGTTGTCGTTCTCGATATGGGTGCTGGCATCGAACACCTAACCCGTGGTACATCCAAAGGGGTTGATGTTATGCTGATCGTGACCGAGCCTACCAAGAACAGCGTGCAAACGGCCAAAGTAGTAAAAAAATTGGCGACTGATCTTGGCATTAAAAATATAAAGATTGTCGGCAACAGGCTTCGTAACAAACAGGATGAAGCATTCGTAAAATCACAGTTTGAAGCAGGGGAGATGATTGGCTGGCTGCCCTTTGATGAAGCGATACTCACTGCAGCAATGGACGGTCCGGTGGATGTCACGGACAGTAAAGATCCTGTGGGTAGAGAAATTCGGGCAATTTATGATCGCCTTATCGGCTGA